The Solanum pennellii chromosome 11, SPENNV200 genome contains a region encoding:
- the LOC107004309 gene encoding katanin p60 ATPase-containing subunit A1-like, giving the protein MMKKQKLENYQMVGVDAAKSKEEKMKIIFDKFDVNKDSHLGITELLGWIMAVEPTLSNDLQRLPFLLQIYLGNPSFLAGSKGLSYSGFTHIYEEGHRNFDHDFNTINIQPPIHQGYAIRGILQQQQQRSLMLQSQLQQQQQQQQQQYQQHEQHRSLMLQSQLVQQQAQQCASLATNTFSNNLRNTTQQVGGGISSAGPVSNIGITAQQMGGVISSAVQVNSYGNTMQQVGGNLNSAAEVNKNVNSAEQENAVKDVKSKVKYDGSHPELAARLEKEILDTNPGVKWDDVAGLSEAKRILQETVVLPLFMPEYFQGIRRPWRGVLMFGPPGTGKTLLAKAVATECGMTFMNISCSSLCGNWYGESERLTRCLFELARAHAPTMIFIDEIDSLCSVRGSATEHETSRRLKSELLVQIDGLNNSNSTSGKMVTLLAATNFPGNLDEALRRRLEKRIYIPLPDFETRKKLIQINLKSIELAPEVDIEQVAQKTEGYSGDDITNICRDASLNGMRQKIAGKTIDEIKNILKSEMLKIPVTMEDFLEAVDKIKPTVSSADIQRHEKWYSEFGSS; this is encoded by the exons ATGATGAAAAAACAGAAGCTTGAAAACTAtcag ATGGTGGGTGTGGATGCTGCAAAGAGTAAAGAGGAGAAGATGAAGATAATTTTCGACAAGTTTGATGTCAACAAAGATTCACATTTAGGGATAACAGAGTTGTTAGGATGGATCATGGCAGTTGAACCCACATTAAGTAACGATTTGCAAAGGCTTCCATTTCTCCTTCAAATATACTTGGGTAACCCCTCTTTCCTAGCTGGTTCAAAAGGACTATCCTATAGTGGTTTCACTCATATTTATGAAGAAGGTCATCGTAACTTTGATCATGACTTCAATACCATTAATATTCAGCCCCCAATTCACCAG GGATATGCCATTCGAGGTattttacaacaacaacaacaacgtaGCTTGATGCTTCAAtcacaactacaacaacaacaacaacaacaacaacaacaataccaacaacatgaacAACACCGTAGTTTGATGCTTCAATCACAATTAGTACAACAACAAGCACAACAATGTGCAAGTCTAGCGACAAATACTTTTTCAAACAACCTCAGAAACACAACGCAACAAGTG GGTGGAGGGATCAGCTCTGCTGGGCCGGTGTCTAATATCGGGATCACAGCACAACAAATG GGAGGAGTGATCAGCTCTGCTGTGCAAGTGAATAGTTATGGAAACACAATGCAACAAGTG GGAGGAAATCTCAACTCTGCTGCTGAGGTGAACAAAAACGTAAACTCAGCTGAACAAGAG AATGCTGTAAAAGACGTCAAGTCAAAAGTAAAGTACGATGGATCTCATCCTGAATTGGCTGCTAGGCTTGAAAAGGAAATATTGGACACAAATCCAGGGGTAAAATGGGATGATGTTGCTGGACTAAGTGAGGCAAAGAGGATTCTACAGGAAACAGTGGTACTCCCACTGTTTATGCCTGAGTATTTCCAG GGAATCAGGAGACCTTGGAGAGGAGTTCTTATGTTTGGTCCTCCTGGCACAGGGAAAACACTCTTGGCCAAAGCTGTTGCTACAGAGTGTGGGATGACATTTATGAATATTTCCTGTAGTTCATTGTGTGGAAATTGGTATGGAGAGAGTGAACGATTGACACGGTGCTTATTTGAGCTTGCCCGTGCTCATGCTCCAACTATGattttcattgatgaaattgatTCTCTTTGCAGTGTCAGAGG GTCTGCTACAGAGCATGAAACATCCCGAAGGTTAAAGTCTGAACTTTTAGTTCAGATCGATGGATTAAATAACTCTAATAGTACATCAGGTAAAATGGTGACACTTTTGGCAGCAACAAATTTCCCTGGGAATCTTGACGAGGCACTAAG GAGGCGGCTAGAAAAGCGGATTTACATCCCACTTCCTGATTTTGAGACCCGTAAGAAGCTTATACAGATAAACTTAAAATCAATCGAG TTGGCTCCTGAGGTGGATATTGAGCAAGTGGCACAAAAAACAGAAGGCTACAGTGGAGATGATATAACAAACATCTGCAGAGACGCTTCCTTGAATGGCATGAGGCAGAAGATAGCTGGGAAAACCATAGACGAGATCAAGAACATATTGAAATCAGAAATGCTGAAAATTCCAGTTACAATGGAAGACTTCCTAGAAGCTGTAGATAAAATAAAGCCCACAGTTTCTTCAGCGGACATTCAACGACATGAGAAATGGTACTCAGAGTTTGGATCATCATAG